AAATTCGCACAACCCAAGTTGTTTTGTTATGTTGGGTTTCACTGAATTTACTATCATTGCCGTTTAAAATTGGTGATCTACTTGTCTGAGGTTGTGTTTTGTCTTGGTTAGTAGCTGACTTGATCAATGTACAATTGACATTTGATTAGATAGATGAATTCTTTAATTTGTTATAAATTCTGACGTAATACATCATTGAGGTATTTTCATTGAATTGTTGCTCTAGTAATTGACTTGTTACACATTGAGTTCCAAACGTGATTTACATTTACCACTGCCATTGACCATAGCAGTTGTCACATTGACTCAAAACGTAAGATCttttaaattatgtttttatgcATTAATCTGTCCAGCATTACCTACTCAAACCCGGACCATGTATCCCCTGAGCTCCCTCCTGGAAGGCTACCAGTGTGTTCGCAATGATGAACATATCTCCTATGGCAGCCTTGGTGATTCAGTGCCCCCATTTGGACTATCCTTCTCCTCTGGTAAAGCACTTGATATTTATCATCAGATGATCACttgcagaggcgtagccaggaatttttccagtaggggcgcacgcccacaggaaaaaaaatctaacatcacccacgccgttcgctgatcgctaaaacaacatccgggtccgggaggcaaacggtgaatggataacatcgcgcacatagaatagcgcaagcacatttgcgcaagaccgaaagaaaaaaacggcatgaaaatgaagaatcgaaaaagctcgatttttttcaaccggggcgcagggagtcctaaccggggcgccgccccggcttggctacgcctctgatcACTTGCCGTTTGACACCAAGCTGTATTCATGTTCTTACAGCGAGGGAGATTCAGGATGTTCTGGCTGTGGCAAATGAAGAAGGCATTGTTAGGATTTACAACACTGAGGGGCGAGGAGACCGACTTCTTAAAGGTGCAGCATGACACATTTTCTGCAGCCTCACATCCTTTTGGAATAGAATAATTTAAGTGTGTGTATACTTGCAGAATGGCTGGCTCACGAGAATGCTGTCTTTGACATAGCATGGGTGCCTGGGGAGTCTCAATTGGTAAGATGTAATGCCATCCCCTACCTAGCAATGTACGTATAAACATTGCACACAAAGCTTTAGTTTactaatttttttattatcatgcATCCACCTTAGGTGACTGCTGCAGGCGACCAGATGGCCAGGTTGTGGGACGTGAAGTCAGGCGAACTGTTAGGTGGCTTCAGAGGCCACCTTTGCAGCCTCAAATCTGTTGCATTCACTTCAGAGGACAAAGGTGTGATTTCTTCGTTTTCAAAAAGCAGCATGGTGCAGAGTGAATGAGTGGTTAGCACAGCCGTCCCACAGTTTTGAGGTTGGAGGTTGTTTTCTAAATAACTGTTGTAGGTTAATTACCATATTTTACGGACTATaaatcaagttttttttttctcatagtttaggtggggggggggggggcgacttatactcaggagcgacttatatgtgaaattattcacaaatttttacttaatcattaacacattacttacttactagtatagttgatcacttcacatgttattttcattttaaaccgcatgagggtgcactatggctgtggaataattggagcctcactgacaatgagttccattcactgacttccggagtcaggagatttaataatttggagagacacagatggttcgataaacttgttatttatgttatagttatttgacatATAGTTTATTAAGAGTAGCAACGTGtatgttgttagacttcagTAGTTTCCGATTGTCTAGCGAGGCCGTGAAGAGGAAGAACGATCCAGGGCGCTTGCTTGGAGAGCACACAAGCGCTTGcttgttgaactcttgttttgtgaaataaagagccggttaccaaacccacgtcttgcctggtactttggtaacgctactatatagttatatacgtagatctgtggaatagttggagccgcaactgacgacgaggctgacgtcagcggcacaCGTAGGTCCGGAttcaacagctgttttttttttggtttcttttctaattgacacagaggatgaatattccaatggatttaatgattaggaatgacacggatggttcgttaaaattgttgtttatattacatttatttgatatatttagtctaacgtcagcggcgcacgtagttccggcgtcaacagctgtgtttgttttttgttttttttaagtgacataAGACGAAGAttccaatggatttaatgatttggagtgacacggatggttcgattgttgtttttattattgttatttgatatacagtcaaacctcagtTTTCGagcgtcccggttctcgaacaaatcggaattcgaacgaaaaattcaagatttctttggttgtcgaacaaatttcggaggtcgaacctcgcgagatgagccgggaggacccgagaaaacccgaccgcgcggcccggatgccgactgactccgttcgttattgtattttcgttactttgaggattgtattaacccctaatcatgcttccaaagaaagcaagtgggagcagtaaagccagcctaaaacacaaagacgctcttaaagcaatgcgacagtgagtgcccggcgcgctgcggttgcgcgatcggaccaaattaagctccctgcgcactgaggtccacttaaattttggaaagtacatcaggactttaaaaatattttctaaatttcagcgacggctctgtcacaataatgcgaccagcgcggtgcagttgcgcggtcgacggcacgctacggttgcgcgttcggctgtgcgctgcagttgtgcgatcggacaaaaatgcgcaaatgaaaaaatgcttaaaaacggcgtttgtttttgtcttggaacggattaattttttttccattatttgtatcgggaaaaatagattcggaattcgactgattcacttctcgaaccgccttcaggaacggattgtggtcaaaaaccgaggtttgactgtatagttgatatattgttatatatgggcctgtggaataatttgaactgcaactgacgacgagtttACAGCAAGGACGACAAATTcgatcaatggatttaatgatttggagtgacagatggtttgataaacgtgttatttatgttatagttatttgaataactgttataATGTTACATTAGgcctcagctcctcgtttgtgtttatgtcacgttagcataccgtatcgtttagcctgttgttgctggttcatgtctgttcttggtgttggattttgtcaaataaatttgacactacggtgcgacttatatatgtttttttcctctttattgtgcattttatggctgatgtgACTTGTACTACGGaccgacttttagtccgaaaaatacggtaaatattttaaattgttctTAGGTGTGAATTTGAGTGTAGCCACGAGCCACTAAATTTAAATCTGCCCTTCGCCCGAGTGAGATAGGATAGGCTTCAGATCATCTGTATTACTAGTGAAGTATTAGAGAAAATAGATGGACATATAACAACTatgtttgcaaaaataaatattttcctaTTATATTAATGTTGTTCGTCTTCTCACAGCTGTATTCTGTACTGGCGCAAGAGACGGAAATATTTTGGTGTGGGATACCAGATGCAGCAAAAAAGGTACAaacttacatttatttttcatcatacTTTAACAGATTGAACTTATTACAATTTGTATTCTTCATAGATGGTTTCTACAAACCAGTGAAACAAATCCAGGGTGCTCATAACAAAGCAGAGACAAACCCCCCAtcgaaaacaaagaaaagacgaCTCAGTGTTCGTGGCATGGCTCCCAGTGTGGTGAGTTTCCTTGACGTAAAAATGTTCAAGCAAATGGAGCCTTGTGTTGCAGCAATTCTGACCATCCCATGTTTTGCAGGACACCCAGCAGAGTGTCACTGTGGTGTTATTTCAAGATCAGCACACTCTCATCTCCTCGGGGGCAGTTGATGGGTTAGACGCACCTCCTCGTATTTTATGTTGAACTTTGATTATCAGGTtaatcatgtttgtttttgacctTAAAAGGTTTGTGAAGATGTGGGACCTGAGGAAAAACTACACCGCGCACCATCACCAACCTGTAGCCCTGCAGACGTACCCGTATCCCGGCTCTTCTATGCGTATGCGTCTCGGTTAGTTCTGCACTTTGGACTCTTCCTCACATGAACTTGTATTCAAATGACAGGCAAAAGTGACACGTTATTCTTGTATTCTAGGGTATTCTGGTCTTGTCCTGGACTCCACGAGGTCTAATGTCATGTGCAACTGCACTGATGACAACATTTACATGTTCAATGTCAGTGGAATCAAAACTACACCAGGTAAACCAAAAACTATACTTATATCGATTAACAAAACGGGACTTCCAGTGTAATTTTTAACCAGTTCTCGTCACTAGATGGAGCTATAAACTAAAAGGAGTACAGTAAGATAACCTTTAATAACTACACAGAGGGCAACATTTTCAACAGTAAAAACATGTAATAAGGAGTCTCAATTTAAACTCACAGGTTTTGTTTGACTTAAGAAACATTCtatattttctcaaaaagtTGTCCAAATACTGACATGTACAACTTCTGTGATATTTGATTCGAGAGGTTTCACATTAGTCTTATCGTAGTCGTGATGTCGACAGGGTCGGTTTGCAAGACTGACCTATTATGAAATTCATTACAACACCTGCACAGTTTAAAAATGATACTTACTCAAACAGTCCCTGCAAAAGTTACTCAATAATTTTGGCCCacagtcatgtttttgttactcatttcagttttttcccccacagaGGCTGTGTTCAGTGGCCACCAAAACTCATCTTTTTACATCAAATCCACAATTAGTCCAAATAACCAGTTCTTGGCCAGTGGCTCAAGTGATAACCACACATACATATGGAAGGTACATCATAATttcgttaaaaaaaagtaaacgcTTATTTATTTGCCATGAATCCAAATGATCAGAACACCTGTACATAATTTTCCATTTCAGATCTCTGATCCTACGCAGCCTCCCATAACTCTTCTAGGCCATAGTGAGGAAGTGACATCTGTTGCATGGTGCCCAACAGACTTCACTAAGGTGAGATGATGGTCTTGAAAGCATTCAAGCAAAGCAGGTAGAAAGATtgatttcttctttgtttatatatattttttaattctcttCTCTAATGGCAGATCGCTTCCTGCTCCGATGACCACACTGTGCGCATCTGGCGCCTACGTCGTGAAATGGGTGGAGAACAGTCATCAGTGGGAGAGGCCAATCTTGTTGGCTGGGCACGTCCAAAAAGTCCACGCAGTAAGGACAATTTTTGTAAATAGCTGATAAATTACTATTCAGACCGATTACTATCCATCCTTAATTGTTTTATAGCTCACTCTATTGGCACACCtataatgtttgtttttttctgacgTCATTATGTTGTGctttgtcataaaaaaataaaataaacactatCTCATATTGTTTGCTGAATCTTCATTTGATCTGTGTTTTTAGAACTTTCGAATCCCACTGAGATAACACCTGCTAAGGAGCAGATGGTTGAGAGCATTGGAGGCCTGGCCTCTCCGTGCCTCGCCTCCTGTGCTCCCAGTGGTGCCGCCTTACCGCTCTCCTCCAGCACCACCTCACCTGTCCATTCTCGGCAAGCCAAAGCTGCTAATTATCAGAGAACTTCCATTAAGTCCTGGCTCTCCCCCAGTCAAGGATCTCCAAGCCAAAAGAGCCCTCTACTGTGTAAAGTTCTGAGTCCGTGTCCTCAGAGCCCAACGAATTGCACTTCTCCTTTGGTACCGCGAGCCAAACGTAGGCTGGAGACTGTCAACGGCTCAACTGATGAATGTGAGGGCACAAAGCTGAGCGAGTGTGTCTCCGAACTCTACCCTGTTGCCAAAAGGTGCAAGGGCCAGTCTGGCATCGCCCGCCCAGCTCAAGGGGATCTGCCACACACAGACAATCATATTGACGAAGGCCGAGAGTCATCAATACAGTCTGGAAAGGAAAACTACTGCCCTGGGGTGACAGACTGGCTGTCAGCAATGGGCCAAAAGATGAGAGGAAACTCTCGTAGCCCTCGAAGCCCCAGTGCTGCAAAGAAACAAGAGGGCAAGACGCCAGCATC
The Syngnathus acus chromosome 24, fSynAcu1.2, whole genome shotgun sequence genome window above contains:
- the dtl gene encoding denticleless protein homolog translates to MLFRSIIENRLGRQRQNALPTQTRTMYPLSSLLEGYQCVRNDEHISYGSLGDSVPPFGLSFSSAREIQDVLAVANEEGIVRIYNTEGRGDRLLKEWLAHENAVFDIAWVPGESQLVTAAGDQMARLWDVKSGELLGGFRGHLCSLKSVAFTSEDKAVFCTGARDGNILVWDTRCSKKDGFYKPVKQIQGAHNKAETNPPSKTKKRRLSVRGMAPSVDTQQSVTVVLFQDQHTLISSGAVDGFVKMWDLRKNYTAHHHQPVALQTYPYPGSSMRMRLGYSGLVLDSTRSNVMCNCTDDNIYMFNVSGIKTTPEAVFSGHQNSSFYIKSTISPNNQFLASGSSDNHTYIWKISDPTQPPITLLGHSEEVTSVAWCPTDFTKIASCSDDHTVRIWRLRREMGGEQSSVGEANLVGWARPKSPRKLSNPTEITPAKEQMVESIGGLASPCLASCAPSGAALPLSSSTTSPVHSRQAKAANYQRTSIKSWLSPSQGSPSQKSPLLCKVLSPCPQSPTNCTSPLVPRAKRRLETVNGSTDECEGTKLSECVSELYPVAKRCKGQSGIARPAQGDLPHTDNHIDEGRESSIQSGKENYCPGVTDWLSAMGQKMRGNSRSPRSPSAAKKQEGKTPASPTLNSPRNMKKISSYFMRRGTD